In a single window of the Platichthys flesus chromosome 5, fPlaFle2.1, whole genome shotgun sequence genome:
- the LOC133954034 gene encoding E3 ubiquitin/ISG15 ligase TRIM25-like, with protein sequence MARANISVTESQFRCPICLELLKDPVSIPCGHTYCMDCVNSYWDQAESAQLSCPQCRETFSPRPVLRRNTVLAEVVDKLKLSEMVAAPQLYLVGLGEVPCDFCPAEGRLRAVKSCLVCLASFCELHVLPHREVGTLRRHKLVAALECPAERLCAQHRLGLEPAGSGTEAEWSGDCLLCEADQEELHGGDSQRTRRQLQLQESQRIFQGRIRIGERDIEEFQQSLESLKVSASAVLEDGDALFADMSVRLEKTKAEIRARLEAKERAVVGRAERDIEMLEKDVEELRRRDEEISQLLQTVDNTHFLQAAPLLCGPVATGRPPRALSLPTQAFSGARGALCHFRSRMEELCREEVDKISRAVNENYVSGGEFVKGGRNQCVENSKPQHMQLPAGPHATTRAVPVSFSLSSLSLQPADQRMRAAFLRFSCRLSLDPDTAHPTLILLEGPQGAHCGEEPQSYPPHPQRFDSVAQVLCREGQFGGASYWEVEWRGGGWIDIGVTYRGIGRKGGGKPCLLGRNENSWRLRCTHAGYAAWHDNRKTTVAAPPCPRIGVFLERQKGVLSFYSVSDTVVLLYTFRCLFSQPLYPAFRLDLDSTLLICPHERGNGNIT encoded by the exons atggcCCGGGCCAACATCTCGGTGACGGAGAGCCAGTTCCGGTGCCCCATCTgcctggagctgctgaaggACCCGGTGTCCATCCCCTGCGGACACACCTACTGCATGGACTGCGTCAACAGCTACTGGGACCAGGCGGAGTCGGCCCAGCTCAGCTGCCCTCAGTGCCGGGAGACGTTCAGCCCTCGGCCGGTGCTCCGGAGGAACACGGTGCTCGCCGAGGTGGTGGACAAGCTCAAGCTGAGCGAGATGGTGGCGGCGCCGCAGCTCTACCTGGTGGGGCTCGGGGAGGTGCCGTGCGACTTCTGCCCCGCGGAGGGGAGGCTGCGGGCGGTCAAGTCGTGCCTGGTGTGCCTGGCGTCCTTCTGCGAGCTGCACGTCCTGCCGCACCGGGAGGTCGGCACCCTGCGGCGGCACAAGCTGGTGGCGGCGCTGGAGTGCCCGGCGGAGCGGCTGTGCGCCCAGCACCGGCTCGGGCTGGAGCCCGCGGGCAGCGGCACCGAGGCGGAGTGGAGCGGGGACTGTCTGCTGTGCGAGGCCGATCAGGAGGAGCTGCACGGGGGGGACTCTCAGAGAAccaggagacag ctccagctccaggagTCTCAGCGGATATTTCAGGGGAGGATTCGGATCGGAGAGCGAGACATAGAAGAGTTTCAACAGAGCTTAGAGTCCCtgaag GTGTCAGCGTCGGCTGTGCTGGAGGACGGGGACGCTCTGTTTGCTGACATGTCCGTTCGTCTGGAGAAGACTAAGGCTGAG ATTCGAGCGAGGCTGGAGGCCAAGGAGCGAGCGGTGGTGGGGCGGGCGGAGCGCGACATCGAGATGCTGGAGAAAGacgtggaggagctgaggaggagagacgaggagatCAGTCAGCTGCTGCAAACGGTCgacaacacacacttcctgcag GCGGCTCCTCTGCTGTGCGGCCCGGTCGCCACTGGTCGGCCCCCCAGAGCCCTCAGCCTGCCCACCCAGGCCTTCAGCGGCGCCCGGGGAGCGCTGTGCCACTTCCGCAGCCGGATGGAGGAGctctgcagggaggaggtggacaAGATCAGCCGCGCAG TCAATGAGAACTACGTGTCTGGTGGAGAGTTTGTAAAAG GTGGCAGAAATCAGTGTGTGGAGAACAGCAAACCTCAGCACATGCAACTACCTGCAGGTCCACATGCCACCACAAGGG CAGTGCCCGTGTcattctctctgtcctctttgtctctccagCCGGCTGATCAGAGGATGAGGGCAGCTTTCCTCAGGT tTTCGTGTCGTCTGTCGTTGGATCCAGACACAGCCCACCCGACTCTGATTCTCCTGGAGGGGCCCCAGGGTGCCCACTGTGGCGAGGAGCCCCAGTCCTACCCCCCTCACCCGCAGCGCTTCGATTCAGTGGCTCAGGTCCTGTGCAGGGAAGGCCAGTTTGGTGGTGCCagttactgggaggtggagtgGAGGGGCGGGGGCTGGATTGACATCGGCGTCACTTATCGAGGTATCGGACGCAAAGGTGGCGGGAAGCCCTGCCTCTTAGGGCGCAACGAGAACTCCTGGCGGCTGAGGTGTACTCACGCCGGATATGCCGCCTGGCACGACAACCGTAAGACCACGGTGGCCGCGCCGCCCTGCCCCAGGATCGGCGTGTTCCTGGAACGCCAGAAAGGAGTGTTATCCTTCTACAGCGTGTCGGACACAGTGGTGCTTCTGTACACGTTCCGCTGCCTGTTCTCACAGCCGCTGTACCCGGCCTTCCGCCTGGACCTGGACTCCACCCTGCTCATCTGCCCTCATGAGCGAGGCAACGGAAACATAACCTAg
- the LOC133954053 gene encoding basement membrane-specific heparan sulfate proteoglycan core protein-like isoform X2, whose product MSVTAAASGFVVLLLTVTVVQCENGWDVSYTSTEICAVRGSTVDITCTYTYPSTFNNHDTTVQETFWFIKESNGIHVDLRTDPEYSGRVENLCGNNKCTLRISNLRESDSAVYKFRFTTNQTTGSLTGSAGVTLSVTDLHVQVRESVKYDYSIWAELRCQSSCRLPDHLNYVWYKNQQKMKEGASYTGYFYSEDRVSCAVKGLEDFRSASMLVRSQIDWGVSYTSTEICAFRGSTVDINCTYTYPSRWNHLDTTVQETFWFIKVREQIYDDLRTDPEYSGRVENLCGNNKCTLRISNLRESDSAVYKFRFTTNQPRGSFFGSAGVTLNVTDPQLQVHVRRSTANPSSTWTELTCHSRCQLPDHLSYVWYNNNKPVGRKKYFHLRHFNPEDSYHCAIEGQERFPSPTLYAPKPPSVSVSPSGEIREGSSVNLTCSSDANPAAKYTWYKRSGDKQVQRLSEETQFVLSSIRSSDSGEYYCTAENELGRSSANILITVTCE is encoded by the exons ATGAGTGTAACTGCAGCAGCCAGTGGATTTGTTGTCCTTCTTCTCACTGTGACAG TGGTACAGTGTGAGAATGGCTGGGATGTGAGTTACACTTCTACTGAGATCTGTGCCGTCAGAGGATCAACAGTGGACATTACCTGTACCTACACATACCCATCCACATTTAATAACCATGATACTACAGTTCAGGAAACTTTCTGGTTCATTAAAGAGAGTAATGGGATTCACGTTGATCTAAGGACTGATCCGGAGTATTCAGGTCGTGTGGAGAatctctgtggaaacaacaaGTGCACTCTGAGAATCTCTaacctgagagagagcgacTCAGCTGTGTACAAGTTCAGGTTCACAACAAACCAAACTACTGGGAGCTTAACTGGTTCAGCTggagtcactctgtctgtcactg atttgcatGTGCAGGTGAGAGAATCAGTGAAGTATGACTATTCTATCTGGGCAGAGCTCAGGTGTCAGAGCAGTTGTCGTCTTCCTGATCATCTGAACTACGTCTGGTacaagaatcaacagaagatgAAGGAAGGAGCATCTTATacaggttatttttattctgaagACAGAGTTTCCTGTGCTGTTAAAGGACTCGAGGATTTCCGCTCTGCGTCAATGT TGGTGAGGAGTCAGATTGACTGGGGTGTGAGTTACACATCTACTGAGATCTGTGCCTTCAGAGGATCAACAGTGGACATTAACTGTACCTACACATACCCATCCAGGTGGAATCACCTTGATACTACAGTTCAGGAAACTTTCTGGTTCATTAAAGTGAGGGAACAGATTTACGATGATCTAAGGACTGATCCGGAGTATTCAGGTCGTGTGGAGAatctctgtggaaacaacaaGTGCACTCTGAGAATCTCTaacctgagagagagcgacTCAGCTGTGTACAAGTTCAGGTTCACAACAAACCAACCTCGAGGGAGTTTTTTTGGTTCAGCTGGAGTCACTCTGAATGTCACAG aCCCTCAGCTCCAGGTACATGTGAGGAGATCAACAGCCAATCCATCTTCTACCTGGACAGAGCTGACCTGTCACAGCAGGTGTCAGCTCCCTGATCATCTTTCCTACGTTTggtacaataacaataaacctGTTGGACGGAAAAAATACTTTCACCTCCGACACTTTAATCCTGAAGACAGCTATCACTGTGCTATAGAAGGACAGGAGCGGTTCCCTTCTCCTACATTGT ATGCTCCaaagcctccctctgtgtcagtgagtcccTCTGGTGAGATCAGGGAGGGCAGCTCTGTGaatctgacctgcagcagtgatgctaacCCAGCAGCTAAATACACCTGGTACAAGAGAAGTGGAGATAAACAAGTTCAACGTCTCAGTGAAGAGACACAATTTGTCCTCAGCTCCATCCGGTCGTCAGACTCTGGAGAGTATTACTGCACAGCTGAGAATGAGCTGGGAAGGAGTTCAGCAAACATCTTGAttactgtgacatgtgagtga
- the LOC133954053 gene encoding basement membrane-specific heparan sulfate proteoglycan core protein-like isoform X1: MSVTAAASGFVVLLLTVTVVQCENGWDVSYTSTEICAVRGSTVDITCTYTYPSTFNNHDTTVQETFWFIKESNGIHVDLRTDPEYSGRVENLCGNNKCTLRISNLRESDSAVYKFRFTTNQTTGSLTGSAGVTLSVTDLHVQVRESVKYDYSIWAELRCQSSCRLPDHLNYVWYKNQQKMKEGASYTGYFYSEDRVSCAVKGLEDFRSASMLVRSQIDWGVSYTSTEICAFRGSTVDINCTYTYPSRWNHLDTTVQETFWFIKVREQIYDDLRTDPEYSGRVENLCGNNKCTLRISNLRESDSAVYKFRFTTNQPRGSFFGSAGVTLNVTDPQLQVHVRRSTANPSSTWTELTCHSRCQLPDHLSYVWYNNNKPVGRKKYFHLRHFNPEDSYHCAIEGQERFPSPTLYYPSDAPKPPSVSVSPSGEIREGSSVNLTCSSDANPAAKYTWYKRSGDKQVQRLSEETQFVLSSIRSSDSGEYYCTAENELGRSSANILITVTCE, translated from the exons ATGAGTGTAACTGCAGCAGCCAGTGGATTTGTTGTCCTTCTTCTCACTGTGACAG TGGTACAGTGTGAGAATGGCTGGGATGTGAGTTACACTTCTACTGAGATCTGTGCCGTCAGAGGATCAACAGTGGACATTACCTGTACCTACACATACCCATCCACATTTAATAACCATGATACTACAGTTCAGGAAACTTTCTGGTTCATTAAAGAGAGTAATGGGATTCACGTTGATCTAAGGACTGATCCGGAGTATTCAGGTCGTGTGGAGAatctctgtggaaacaacaaGTGCACTCTGAGAATCTCTaacctgagagagagcgacTCAGCTGTGTACAAGTTCAGGTTCACAACAAACCAAACTACTGGGAGCTTAACTGGTTCAGCTggagtcactctgtctgtcactg atttgcatGTGCAGGTGAGAGAATCAGTGAAGTATGACTATTCTATCTGGGCAGAGCTCAGGTGTCAGAGCAGTTGTCGTCTTCCTGATCATCTGAACTACGTCTGGTacaagaatcaacagaagatgAAGGAAGGAGCATCTTATacaggttatttttattctgaagACAGAGTTTCCTGTGCTGTTAAAGGACTCGAGGATTTCCGCTCTGCGTCAATGT TGGTGAGGAGTCAGATTGACTGGGGTGTGAGTTACACATCTACTGAGATCTGTGCCTTCAGAGGATCAACAGTGGACATTAACTGTACCTACACATACCCATCCAGGTGGAATCACCTTGATACTACAGTTCAGGAAACTTTCTGGTTCATTAAAGTGAGGGAACAGATTTACGATGATCTAAGGACTGATCCGGAGTATTCAGGTCGTGTGGAGAatctctgtggaaacaacaaGTGCACTCTGAGAATCTCTaacctgagagagagcgacTCAGCTGTGTACAAGTTCAGGTTCACAACAAACCAACCTCGAGGGAGTTTTTTTGGTTCAGCTGGAGTCACTCTGAATGTCACAG aCCCTCAGCTCCAGGTACATGTGAGGAGATCAACAGCCAATCCATCTTCTACCTGGACAGAGCTGACCTGTCACAGCAGGTGTCAGCTCCCTGATCATCTTTCCTACGTTTggtacaataacaataaacctGTTGGACGGAAAAAATACTTTCACCTCCGACACTTTAATCCTGAAGACAGCTATCACTGTGCTATAGAAGGACAGGAGCGGTTCCCTTCTCCTACATTGT ACTATCCTTCAGATGCTCCaaagcctccctctgtgtcagtgagtcccTCTGGTGAGATCAGGGAGGGCAGCTCTGTGaatctgacctgcagcagtgatgctaacCCAGCAGCTAAATACACCTGGTACAAGAGAAGTGGAGATAAACAAGTTCAACGTCTCAGTGAAGAGACACAATTTGTCCTCAGCTCCATCCGGTCGTCAGACTCTGGAGAGTATTACTGCACAGCTGAGAATGAGCTGGGAAGGAGTTCAGCAAACATCTTGAttactgtgacatgtgagtga